One genomic window of Medicago truncatula cultivar Jemalong A17 chromosome 1, MtrunA17r5.0-ANR, whole genome shotgun sequence includes the following:
- the LOC11405419 gene encoding sterol 3-beta-glucosyltransferase UGT80B1 isoform X1, producing the protein MGCNGIEHLCTEVVEDEKGLRKMDDDKLVSVRGEIMSQEDDGSPSSKERGSQSSEVTSLPHRGLEHCITAPIGTERNPLIAEDEIMISRSMTEKRGLRRHDLLLDRLSEDEKQKLIANLVKIQKDGTVQVDIETSASVASELLEFQSFEESVASGNFIISDSNKSVPRLQIVILVVGTRGDVQPFVAIAKRLQEYGHRVRLAAHANFKTFVRSAGVNFYPLGGDPRVLAGYMARNKGLIPSGPTEISIQRKQLKVIIDSLLPACTAPDLETGIPFTAQAIIANPPAYGHVHLAEALGVPIHIFFTMPWTPTYAFPHPLARVSQGAGYWLSYIIVDLLIWWGMRGIINDFRKRTLKLAPIAYFSMYRGSISHLPTAYMWSPHLVPKPSDWGSLVDVVGYCFLRHESNYQPREDFLHWIKKGPPPLYFGFGSMPLEDPKITTDVILKALKETEQRGIIDRGWGNLGNLTEVSDNVFLLEECPHDWLFPQCSAVVHHGGAGTTATGLKSGCPTTIVPFFGDQFFWGDRIHQKELGPAPIPISELNVENLSNAIKFMLQPEVKSRTMEVAKLIESEDGVAAAVDAFHRHLPDELPLPTPSHVEDEDHLSPLNWFFDQLAKWCCLPCGGV; encoded by the exons ATGGGTTGTAATGGGATTGAACATTTGTGCACAGAAGTAGTAGAAGATGAAAAGGGTCTAAGAAAAATGGATGATGATAAGTTGGTTAGTGTGAGAGGTGAAATTATGTCTCAAGAAGATGACGGTTCACCTTCATCTAAGGAAAGGGGAAGCCAATCATCCGAAGTTACTTCTTTGCCACACAGAG GTTTGGAACATTGCATCACAGCTCCTATTGGAACCGAGAGAAACCCACTAATAGCCGAAGATGAGATTATGATTTCTAGATCAATGACAGAAAAGAGAGGGCTTCGAAGGCATGACCTACTATTGGACAGACTGTCAGAGGATGAGAAG CAAAAACTGATTGCTAACCTAGTGAAGATACAAAAAGATGGGACTGTTCAAGTTGATATAGAAACGAGTGCTTCAGTTGCTTCAGAGTTGTTAGAGTTCCAATCTTTTGAAGAGTCGGTAGCGAGtggaaattttattatttctgaTTCAAATAAATCAGTTCCACGGTTACAAATTGTCATACTTGTGGTTGGAACGAGAGGCGACGTACAACCTTTTGTGGCCATTGCGAAGAGACTTCAG GAGTATGGTCATCGCGTTAGGCTAGCAGCTCATGCCAATTTTAAGACATTTGTAAGGTCAGCTGGTGTAAATTTCTATCCTCTGGGTGGTGATCCTCGAGTATTGGCAGGAT ATATGGCAAGGAATAAAGGTCTGATCCCATCTGGACCGACTGAAATATCTATCCAAAGAAAGCAGCTGAAGGTCATAATCGATTCTCTTCTTCCAGCCTGCACAGCACCTGATTTGGAAACTGGTATTCCCTTCACAGCTCAGGCTATTATTGCAAACCCTCCTGCATATG GGCATGTACATCTTGCTGAAGCCCTAGGGGTGCCTATTCATATCTTCTTCACAATGCCATGGAC GCCAACCTATGCATTTCCCCACCCTTTGGCGCGCGTTTCTCAAGGTGCTGGTTATTGG CTGTCTTATATAATTGTGGATCTACTGATATGGTGGGGAATGCGAGGAATTATTAATGACTTCAGGAAAAGAACATTGAAACTTGCTCCTATTGCATACTTCAGCATGTATCGTGGATCAATATCTCATTTACCAACTGCCTATATGTGGAGTCCTCATCTTGTTCCGAAACCAAGTG ACTGGGGCTCTTtagttgatgttgttggttaCTGTTTCTTGAGGCATGAGTCAAACTATCAACCACGGGAGGATTTTCTCCACTGGATTAAAAAAGGACCACCTCCTTTATATTTTGGATTTGGGAGCATG CCTCTTGAAGATCCTAAAATAACAACAGATGTTATATTGAAAGCGCTAAAAGAGACAGAACAGCGGGGAATTATCGACCGAGGTTGGGGCAATCTAGGGAATT TGACAGAAGTTTCTGACAACGTTTTCCTTCTTGAGGAATGCCCTCATGATTGGCTGTTTCCTCAATGTTCTGCTGTG GTGCATCATGGTGGAGCGGGAACCACGGCTACGGGATTAAAATCTGGG TGTCCAACAACAATAGTcccattttttggagatcaattCTTTTGGGGAGATAGAATACATCAGAAAGAGTTGGGACCTGCTCCAATTCCAATATCCGAGCTCAATGTTGAGAATTTATCAAATGCTATAAAATTCATGCTCCAGCCAGAG GTGAAATCTCGGACAATGGAAGTTGCTAAGTTGATTGAGAGTGAAGATGGCGTTGCTGCAGCAGTTGACGCGTTTCATCGCCACCTGCCCGATGAGCTACCGCTGCCAACTCCATCTCATGTGGAAGACGAGGACCACTTAAGTCCTCTTAATTGGTTTTTTGACCAACTTGCAAAGTGGTGTTGTTTGCCTTGTGGTGGTGTgtag
- the LOC11405419 gene encoding sterol 3-beta-glucosyltransferase UGT80B1 isoform X2 encodes MISRSMTEKRGLRRHDLLLDRLSEDEKQKLIANLVKIQKDGTVQVDIETSASVASELLEFQSFEESVASGNFIISDSNKSVPRLQIVILVVGTRGDVQPFVAIAKRLQEYGHRVRLAAHANFKTFVRSAGVNFYPLGGDPRVLAGYMARNKGLIPSGPTEISIQRKQLKVIIDSLLPACTAPDLETGIPFTAQAIIANPPAYGHVHLAEALGVPIHIFFTMPWTPTYAFPHPLARVSQGAGYWLSYIIVDLLIWWGMRGIINDFRKRTLKLAPIAYFSMYRGSISHLPTAYMWSPHLVPKPSDWGSLVDVVGYCFLRHESNYQPREDFLHWIKKGPPPLYFGFGSMPLEDPKITTDVILKALKETEQRGIIDRGWGNLGNLTEVSDNVFLLEECPHDWLFPQCSAVVHHGGAGTTATGLKSGCPTTIVPFFGDQFFWGDRIHQKELGPAPIPISELNVENLSNAIKFMLQPEVKSRTMEVAKLIESEDGVAAAVDAFHRHLPDELPLPTPSHVEDEDHLSPLNWFFDQLAKWCCLPCGGV; translated from the exons ATGATTTCTAGATCAATGACAGAAAAGAGAGGGCTTCGAAGGCATGACCTACTATTGGACAGACTGTCAGAGGATGAGAAG CAAAAACTGATTGCTAACCTAGTGAAGATACAAAAAGATGGGACTGTTCAAGTTGATATAGAAACGAGTGCTTCAGTTGCTTCAGAGTTGTTAGAGTTCCAATCTTTTGAAGAGTCGGTAGCGAGtggaaattttattatttctgaTTCAAATAAATCAGTTCCACGGTTACAAATTGTCATACTTGTGGTTGGAACGAGAGGCGACGTACAACCTTTTGTGGCCATTGCGAAGAGACTTCAG GAGTATGGTCATCGCGTTAGGCTAGCAGCTCATGCCAATTTTAAGACATTTGTAAGGTCAGCTGGTGTAAATTTCTATCCTCTGGGTGGTGATCCTCGAGTATTGGCAGGAT ATATGGCAAGGAATAAAGGTCTGATCCCATCTGGACCGACTGAAATATCTATCCAAAGAAAGCAGCTGAAGGTCATAATCGATTCTCTTCTTCCAGCCTGCACAGCACCTGATTTGGAAACTGGTATTCCCTTCACAGCTCAGGCTATTATTGCAAACCCTCCTGCATATG GGCATGTACATCTTGCTGAAGCCCTAGGGGTGCCTATTCATATCTTCTTCACAATGCCATGGAC GCCAACCTATGCATTTCCCCACCCTTTGGCGCGCGTTTCTCAAGGTGCTGGTTATTGG CTGTCTTATATAATTGTGGATCTACTGATATGGTGGGGAATGCGAGGAATTATTAATGACTTCAGGAAAAGAACATTGAAACTTGCTCCTATTGCATACTTCAGCATGTATCGTGGATCAATATCTCATTTACCAACTGCCTATATGTGGAGTCCTCATCTTGTTCCGAAACCAAGTG ACTGGGGCTCTTtagttgatgttgttggttaCTGTTTCTTGAGGCATGAGTCAAACTATCAACCACGGGAGGATTTTCTCCACTGGATTAAAAAAGGACCACCTCCTTTATATTTTGGATTTGGGAGCATG CCTCTTGAAGATCCTAAAATAACAACAGATGTTATATTGAAAGCGCTAAAAGAGACAGAACAGCGGGGAATTATCGACCGAGGTTGGGGCAATCTAGGGAATT TGACAGAAGTTTCTGACAACGTTTTCCTTCTTGAGGAATGCCCTCATGATTGGCTGTTTCCTCAATGTTCTGCTGTG GTGCATCATGGTGGAGCGGGAACCACGGCTACGGGATTAAAATCTGGG TGTCCAACAACAATAGTcccattttttggagatcaattCTTTTGGGGAGATAGAATACATCAGAAAGAGTTGGGACCTGCTCCAATTCCAATATCCGAGCTCAATGTTGAGAATTTATCAAATGCTATAAAATTCATGCTCCAGCCAGAG GTGAAATCTCGGACAATGGAAGTTGCTAAGTTGATTGAGAGTGAAGATGGCGTTGCTGCAGCAGTTGACGCGTTTCATCGCCACCTGCCCGATGAGCTACCGCTGCCAACTCCATCTCATGTGGAAGACGAGGACCACTTAAGTCCTCTTAATTGGTTTTTTGACCAACTTGCAAAGTGGTGTTGTTTGCCTTGTGGTGGTGTgtag
- the LOC11405420 gene encoding uncharacterized protein yields MRLPDNAGLGVAAMSYIAVDYLRHLSPTWHSRLQPALWTLLALAAVVRVPSYRHWSAEFRSAIPFIASMLFMLACLLYEALSVRSVTAVLGLDWHRNTAPLPDTGQWFLLALNEKLPAPIVEILRARIIGLHHFLMLFMMLAFSVLFGSVKAPGLGLGARYMFTMAIGRLLRAITFASTILPSARPWCASSRFRVPGYPHRWAQKYYAPYASDHNAISHLLRVDQAYADIGESIGDYQPEWGSMSFLSDFLRPTASEGPSWFGLLKKAGGGCNDLLYSGHMLVAVLTAMAWTEAYGGFSSALVWLLVLHSAQREVRERHHYSVDCIVAIYVGILLWKMTGFIWSREVRSGNRSLIKFEKIKSRLIQASKDSDIDKVRELLKEIDISSEESRSQTTLKYARLFRCATIVFALTIVVLAFTLTTDG; encoded by the exons ATGCGGTTGCCGGATAACGCCGGGCTAGGCGTCGCCGCCATGTCCTACATCGCCGTTGACTACCTTCGCCACCTCTCACCTACATGGCACTCGCGGCTTCAACCAGCGCTGTGGACTCTCCTCGCCCTCGCTGCCGTTGTTCGTGTCCCCTCTTACCGCCACTGGTCCGCCGAGTTCCGGTCAGCTATTCCGTTCATCGCTTCTATGCTCTTCATGCTTGCTTGTCTCCTCTACGAAGCTCTTTCTGTTCGCTCCGTCACCGCTGTCCTTGGCCTCGACTGGCACCG GAATACAGCCCCTCTTCCAGACACTGGTCAGTGGTTTCTCCTGGCATTAAATGAGAAACTTCCTGCTCCAATTGTTGAGATATTAAGAGCTCGTATTATTGGATTGCATCATTtcttgatgttgtttatgatgctggCATTTTCTGTGCTTTTTGGCTCTGTAAAAGCTCCTGGCCTTGGACTAGGTGCTAGATACATGTTTACGATGGCCATTGGCCGACTTCTTCGTGCCATAACTTTTGCATCAACAATTCTTCCATCGGCTCGCCCTTGGTGCGCTAGTTCTCGGTTCAGAGTTCCCGGATATCCTCATCGATGGGCTCAGAAATATTACGCGCCCTATGCTTCGGATCATAATGCTATCAGCCATTTGCTAAGGGTTGACCAAGCTTATG CTGACATCGGAGAATCAATTGGTGACTACCAGCCAGAATGGGGTTCAATGAGCTTTCTGAGTGATTTTCTACGACCAACTGCTTCAGAAGGACCTTCATGGTTTGGTCTGTTAAAAAAAGCTGGAGGTGGCTGCAATGACCTGCTATACAGTGGGCACATGCTTGTTGCTGTACTCACAGCTATGGCTTGGACA GAAGCGTATGGAGGTTTCAGTTCAGCTCTTGTATGGCTTCTTGTATTGCATAGTGCCCAAAGAGAAGTACGAGAACGCCATCACTACTCTGTAGACTGCATTGTAGCCATCTATGTGGGGATCCTTCTGTGGAAGATGACAGGTTTTATCTGGTCACGAGAAGTTAGATCTGGAAATAGGAGTCTGATTAAGTTTGAGAAGATTAAAAGTAGACTCATCCAAGCTTCAAAGGACTCAGATATTGATAAAGTGAGAGAACTACTCAAAGAGATTGACATAAGCAGTGAAGAGAGCAGGAGTCAGACTACACTTAAGTATGCACGGTTATTTCGTTGTGCCACGATCGTCTTTGCACTCACAATCGTTGTTCTGGCTTTCACACTAACAACTGATGGATGA
- the LOC11408544 gene encoding thioredoxin Y1, chloroplastic has protein sequence MAASISAASSSVILHSLNSSSTRVGPSSSSSSQLQFPVRLLPIGTRRLSSSSRSRFLPLVQAKKQTFSSFDDLLANSDKPVFVDFYATWCGPCQFMVPVLEEVSARLQDQIQIVKIDTEKYPSIANKYNIEALPTFIIFKDGKPFDRFEGALTADKLIERIETTLNVKQ, from the exons ATGGCCGCTTCCATCTCAGCAGCGTCTTCCTCTGTAATCCTTCATTCTTTGAACTCTTCTTCCACACGTGTGGgaccttcatcatcatcatcttcacagCTTCAATTTCCTGTTCGCCTTCTTCCAATTGGTACTCGCCGTCTTTCCTCTTCCTCCCGCTCTCGTTTCCTTCCTCTG GTTCAAGCAAAGAAACAAACCTTTTCCTCTTTTGATGATTTGCTTGCAAACTCCGACAAACCTGTATTTGTTGACTTCTATGCAACCTG GTGCGGTCCTTGTCAATTCATGGTTCCTGTACTTGAGGAAGTGAGCGCTCGGCTTCAAGATCAGATACAAATCGTTAAGATTGATACTGAGAAGTATCCTAGCATTGCCAACAAATACAACATTGAGGCATTGCCAACTTTCATCATCTTTAAGGATGGAAAACCCTTTGATCGCTTT GAGGGAGCGTTAACAGCAGATAAGCTAATTGAACGCATAGAAACCACTCTCAACGTAAAGCAATAA
- the LOC112418654 gene encoding uncharacterized protein, translating into MTLSFRKKNLGLIEGVIYSKGATVKEIVERGWDVGSGARVWRRRLLAWEEESVSECLSLLCDIVLQVSTLDRWWWVFDPIGGYSVKGTYKYLTLPTTHVETGLYDAAWLKQVSLKVSVFVWRLLCNRLPTKDNLLRRRALHHDDIFCVGGCGCPETSHHLFFRCDTFGRLWLHVYQWLDILFIPLDMVRDNLHRFGNLAGAPRSTHTFLQVIWHACVWLIWKETNSRIFNHKTKEVGLLLDSVKLTSFLWLKANKLTSAFSYTDRWRDPLLCMGARD; encoded by the exons ATGACTCTTTCTTTTAGAAAAAAGAACTTGGGTTTGATTGAAGGAGTTATCTATTCAAAAG GTGCAACAGTGAAGGAGATAGTTGAGAGAGGGTGGGATGTTGGCAGTGGTGCCAGGGTGTGGAGAAGGCGTCTTTTAGCCTGGGAAGAGGAGTCAGTGTCGGAGTGTTTGTCCTTGTTGTGTGATATTGTTTTGCAGGTATCTACTCTTGACAGATGGTGGTGGGTGTTTGATCCTATTGGCGGGTACTCTGTCAAAGGGACATATAAGTACCTTACGCTTCCTACTACACATGTGGAGACCGGTCTTTATGATGCAGCTTGGCTAAAACAAGTTTCGTTAAAGGTTTCTGTGTTCGTTTGGCGTCTTCTCTGCAACAGGCTCCCGACTAAAGATAACCTCCTTCGCAGGAGAGCTCTTCACCATGATGACATTTTTTGCGTGGGAGGGTGTGGCTGTCCTGAGACATCACATCATCTCTTCTTTCGTTGTGATACTTTTGGCCGCTTGTGGCTTCATGTCTACCAGTGGCTCGACATTTTGTTCATACCTCTAGATATGGTTCGTGACAACCTCCATCGGTTTGGTAATTTAGCGGGAGCACCGCGTTCTACTCACACATTTCTTCAGGTTATTTGGCATGCTTGTGTTTGGCTCATTTGGAAGGAAACAAATAGCAGGATTTTTAATCACAAAACCAAGGAAGTTGGTCTTTTGTTGGATAGTGTTAAGTTAACATCTTTTTTATGGTTGAAAGCTAACAAGCTTACTTCCGCTTTCAGTTACACTGACCGGTGGCGGGACCCTCTTCTATGTATGGGTGCTAGAGATTAG
- the LOC11407015 gene encoding glycine-rich cell wall structural protein 1.8, whose amino-acid sequence MSEEENRSRGLFHHKKHDDDDNRPIDTDSGYNKTSSYSTGDDDYNKKTSYGNDNSGGDYETGYNKNTDNYSNNETSGGYGSGGAKTTTGGGYGGGYGDSDTKTTTGGGYGGGYGDSDTKTTTGGGYGGGYGDSDTKTTTGGGYGGGYGDSDTKTTTGGGYGDDRREDVDYEKEEKRHSKHEHLGELGAAAAGGFALYEKHKSEKDPENAHRHKIEEEVAAVAAVGSGGFAFHEHHEKKETKEEEEEAHGKKKHHFFG is encoded by the exons ATGTCTGAAGAAGAGAACCGTAGCCGTGGCCTCTTCCACCACAAGAagcatgatgatgatgataataggCCAATAGACACTGACAGTGGTTACAACAAAACATCATCATACTCTACAGGTGATGATGactataacaaaaaaacatcatatgGTAATGACAATTCTGGTGGTGACTATGAAACTGGTTACAATAAGAACACCGATAATTACTCTAATAATGAAACATCTGGCGGCTATGGTAGTGGTGGTGCTAAAACAACCACCGGTGGCGGCTACGGTGGTGGTTATGGTGACTCTGACACCAAAACAACCACCGGTGGCGGATATGGTGGTGGTTATGGTGACTCCGACACTAAAACAACCACTGGTGGCGGCTACGGTGGTGGTTATGGTGACTCTGACACTAAAACAACCACTGGAGGCGGCTACGGTGGTGGATATGGTGACTCTGACACCAAAACCACTACCGGTGGTGGTTATGGTGATGATCGTCGTGAAGACGTTGATTATGAGAAGGAGGAGAAACGCCACAGCAAACATGAGCATCTTGGTGAGTTAGGTGCTGCAGCTGCCGGTGGTTTTgctttg TATGAGAAACACAAGTCGGAGAAAGACCCAGAGAACGCTCACAGGCACAAGATAGAAGAAGAAGTTGCAGCAGTAGCTGCAGTGGGATCTGGCGGGTTCGCCTTCCATGAGCATCATGAGAAAAAGGAAAcaaaggaggaagaagaagaagctcaTGGAAAGAAGAAACACCATTTCTTTGGCTGA
- the LOC11423010 gene encoding uncharacterized protein, with the protein MEVELGLKITRTKDDTTSISDFQFAKDRAGPIFLSKETDATFTLTAHLKGYKKENIDININKDGTKISVSGEKEVQEMQMIPFKKELKIKGFRKKFKIPNGVVLDKIKAKYYEEEEVLRIVMPKTEIVKGVLSGMGIEEVKEEEGASSIIEEPEQSSREEVKVTDHKSEEENAPVKKRRPRKPWQPCPPLILGGSTLLVSIIFLVMHYIRVRKS; encoded by the exons ATGGAGGTTGAATTAGGTCTAAAGAtaacaagaacaaaagatgacaCCACTTCCATTTCTGATTTTCAGTTTGCCAAAGACAGAGCAGGACCTATCTTCTTATCTAAAGAAACTGATGCAACTTTCACCCTCACAGCACATCTCAAAG GTTATAAGAAAGAGAACATTGACATCAACATTAACAAAGATGGTACAAAAATTTCAGTTAGTGGTGAAAAAGAGGTGCAAGAAATGCAGATGATACCATTCAAGAAAGAGCTGAAAATAAAAGGATTTAGAAAGAAGTTTAAAATCCCTAATGGAGTTGTTTTGGATAAGATCAAAGCTAAGTATTACGAAGAGGAAGAAGTGTTGAGAATAGTGATGCCAAAAACGGAAATAGTAAAAGGAGTACTGAGTGGGATGGGAATAGAAGaagtgaaggaagaagagggTGCAAGTAGCATTATAGAAGAACCAGAACAAAGTTCAAGAGAAGAAGTAAAGGTTACAGATCATAAGAGTGAAGAGGAAAATGCTCCTGTTAAGAAGAGACGTCCTAGAAAACCATGGCAACCTTGTCCACCTTTGATTCTTGGAGGATCAACTTTGCTTGTCTCTATTATCTTTCTTGTAATGCACTATATTAGAGTGAGAAAGAGTTGA